One genomic window of Ziziphus jujuba cultivar Dongzao chromosome 4, ASM3175591v1 includes the following:
- the LOC107434916 gene encoding disease resistance protein RPV1-like, producing the protein MKRSYFAFSSSSSRRTEYDVFLSFRGEDTRNNFTSHLCAALCKKGIYTFLDDDKLERGKSISPELLKAIEKSRCSVIILSENYASSSWCLDELVKILECREAYKQIVLPIFYHVDPSHVRNQIGSFGEPFQRYEQDFSQKVHRWRNALTQVACLAGYALHDGNEAKFTEDFIVEVSNKLGVAQLNISEDLFGMDSRLEKLNVCVCTSSLDNVHFIGICGLGGIGKTALAKAYYYRMSSQFEGCSFLANVREVCEKKENCLVYLQNLLLSDILNGFPTKVRDIHKGMDMIRSRLCHKKVLVVLDDVDKLDQLKALAGKRNWFGSRSRIIVTTRDESLLLSTYIECKIYRVEELNYSEGLQLFSHKAFKSTHPSKEYEKLSKQVIAYADGLPLALEVLGSFLCGKNVNQWESALDRLKEYPNKEVMKVLQISFDGLEETEKSIFLDIACFFEGLSKDYVIQIMGDCGFYPEIGIRVLIDKSLLNVDKYGDLRMHDLLQEMGKEIVREKSRNESGGCSRIWDYDDLCHVLEHNTGTKVEAIVCCPVEPKKLICNFEAFSNMKKLRLLILHNLALEMRDCHTLNIGYLSKELRCLQWHVFPAKYLPSNFFQRGGLVELKLWLSKHLWNNPIKPLNKLKTIVLRHSTNLRKFEDFGVVPNLERLILEGCVNLVEIHPSLTLLERLTILNLKGCIGLQNLPTSMVGLKSLNFLNLEGCVSLTHLPEDLGLLNSLEGLNLGGISVEDRDLPSSIALLENLKTLSWSGGRQWNNMMNIIVGKDLSSSAGLFSLKKLELSSCGLGNGAFPENFGCLVSLEVLNLSNNDFSRLPVSFNKLSKLDILKLSYCRDLQSLGPELPPGLRKVLLEYCSSLDTFLDALMNKQYNLACSLNCVGCLKLATRQSSERAAFTLLKRRLQNKSCVVFNFILPGNEIPSWFTQTSFEPSINLQLDPNWCNRKWMGFALFSCFLIASPSFGFDVMIDHEEGPVCGFGQVPTYKGNVVSAVDSPVDHLWIAYLPREMIPVNQEWLNNCSRLTFSFTTKDLDGKTYSNKLVRSCGVRLVYEQDIEDMNPIFSNDIEYPLEG; encoded by the exons ATGAAAAGATCTTactttgctttttcttcttcttcttcccgtAGAACAGAATATGATGTGTTTCTGAGTTTTAGGGGTGAAGACACCCGCAACAATTTTACAAGTCATCTCTGTGCAGCTCTTTGTAAGAAAGGAATCTACACCTTCTTAGACGATGATAAACTTGAGAGAGGCAAATCCATTTCCCCAGAATTGTTGAAAGCCATCGAAAAGTCACGCTGTTCGGTCATCATTCTGTCGGAAAACTATGCTTCTTCGAGTTGGTGTTTGGACGAACTTGTCAAGATTCTTGAATGTAGGGAGGCCTATAAACAGATTGTTCTGCCAATTTTCTACCATGTGGATCCATCTCATGTACGGAACCAGATTGGAAGTTTTGGAGAACCATTCCAGAGATATGAACAAGATTTTAGTCAAAAGGTGCATAGATGGAGGAATGCTTTAACACAAGTTGCTTGTCTTGCTGGATATGCTTTACATGATGG GAATGAAGCAAAATTTACAGAAGACTTTATCGTAGAGGTATCAAATAAACTTGGTGTTGCACAGTTAAACATTTCAGAGGACCTTTTTGGTATGGATTCACGTCTGGAGAAATTAAATGTTTGTGTTTGTACTTCATCATTGGATAATGTTCACTTTATTGGAATTTGTGGGTTGGGAGGAATTGGGAAGACAGCTCTTGCCAAAGCTTATTATTATAGGATGTCTTCTCAATTTGAAGGTTGCAGCTTCCTTGCAAATGTTAGAGAAGTTtgtgaaaagaaggaaaattgtCTTGTGTATTTGCAAAATCTTCTCCTTTCAGATATTCTAAATGGTTTTCCTACAAAAGTAAGAGATATTCATAAAGGAATGGACATGATAAGAAGTAGGTTATGCCATAAGAAAGTACTTGTTGTCCTCGATGATGTTGACAAATTAGACCAGCTAAAAGCATTAGCCGGGAAAAGAAATTGGTTTGGCTCTCGAAGTAGAATAATTGTAACTACTAGAGATGAAAGTTTGCTTCTAAGTACATATATAGAGTGTAAAATATATAGAGTTGAGGAATTGAATTATAGTGAAGGTCTTCAACTTTTTTCTCACAAAGCCTTCAAAAGTACTCATCCGTCAAAGGAATATGAGAAGTTGTCTAAACAAGTGATAGCTTATGCTGACGGTCTTCCATTAGCTTTAGAAGTACTAGGTTcctttttatgtggaaaaaatGTAAATCAATGGGAAAGTGCTTTGGATAGGCTGAAGGAGTATCCAAATAAGGAGGTTATGAAAGTACTTCAAATCAGTTTTGATGGACTTGAGGAAACAGAGAAAAGTATTTTCCTAGATATTGCATGCTTCTTTGAAGGACTTTCTAAAGATTATGTCATACAAATTATGGGTGATTGCGGTTTCTATCCAGAAATCGGTATAAGAGTTCTCATTGATAAATCTCTCCTAAATGTTGACAAGTATGGTGATCTTCGGATGCATGACTTACTGCAAGAGATGGGAAAGGAAATTGTTCGGGAAAAATCTCGCAACGAATCCGGAGGATGCAGTAGAATATGGGATTATGATGATTTATGTCATGTTTTAGAGCATAACACG GGAACAAAAGTGGAAGCCATAGTATGCTGTCCTGTAGaaccaaaaaaattgatttgcaATTTTGAAGCCTTCTCAAACATGAAGAAGTTAAGATTGCTCATTCTTCATAATCTTGCCTTGGAAATGAGAGATTGTCACACACTGAATATTGGATATCTTTCTAAAGAGTTACGATGCCTTCAGTGGCATGTATTTCCTGCCAAATATTTGCCATCAAATTTTTTCCAACGAGGTGGACTTGTTGAATTGAAGTTGTGGTTGAGCAAACACCTTTGGAACAACCCTATCAAG CCTTTAAACAAGTTGAAAACAATTGTCTTACGTCATTCAACAAATTTAAGAAAGTTTGAAGACTTCGGGGTGGTTCCCAATCTAGAGCGGTTGATTCTTGAAGGTTGTGTGAATCTAGTGGAGATTCACCCATCCCTTACACTTCTTGAAAGGCTTACCATCTTGAACTTGAAAGGTTGCATTGGTCTACAAAATCTTCCAACAAGCATGGTTGGTCTAAAATCTCTCAATTTTCTAAACCTTGAAGGTTGTGTAAGCCTTACCCACTTACCAGAGGACTTGGGGCTTTTAAATAGTTTAGAGGGGCTTAATTTGGGAGGCATTTCTGTAGAAGACAGGGATCTACCATCTTCCATTGCACTTCTTGAGAACCTTAAAACACTATCTTGGAGCGGAGGACGACAATGGAACAATATGATGAATATCATTGTTGGAAAAGATCTCTCATCATCAGCTGGTCTTTTCTCTTTGAAAAAGTTGGAACTAAGCAGCTGCGGTCTTGGGAATGGAGCATTTCCTGAAAATTTTGGGTGCTTAGTTTCTTTGGAAGTTTTAAACCTTAGCAATAATGATTTTTCTCGCCTACCTGTCAGTTTCAATAAACTATCCAAGCTTGATATTCTGAAATTAAGCTACTGTAGAGATCTACAATCGTTGGGGCCAGAGCTTCCTCCTGGTCTACGAAAGGTTCTTCTCGAGTACTGTTCTTCATTGGACACGTTTCTTGATGCATTAATGAACAAGCAATACAACTTGGCGTGCTCTTTAAATTGCGTGGGATGCTTGAAATTGGCAACAAGGCAGAGCAGCGAAAGGGCAGCATTTACATTACTTAAAAGACGCCTTCAGAATAAATCCTGCGtcgtatttaattttattcttccTGGAAATGAAATTCCATCTTGGTTCACTCAGACAAGTTTCGAGCCCTCCATAAATTTACAACTAGATCCGAATTGGTGCAACCGTAAGTGGATGGGTTTTGCTCTTTTTTCATGCTTTCTTATAGCAAGCCCAAGTTTTGGGTTTGATGTAATGATTGATCATGAAGAGGGCCCTGTATGTGGATTTGGACAAGTGCCCACTTATAAAGGAAACGTGGTCTCAGCGGTTGATTCCCCAGTGGATCACCTTTGGATAGCGTATCTGCCTCGTGAAATGATCCCGGTCAATCAAGAGTGGTTAAACAACTGCAGTCGGCTAACGTTTTCATTTACAACAAAAGACTTGGATGGTAAAACATATTCAAACAAGCTCGTTAGATCGTGTGGTGTCCGTTTGGTGTATGAGCAAGACATAGAAGATATGAACCCAATTTTCAGCAACGACATCGAATATCCTCTTGAAGgatga